The nucleotide sequence CGTCCCGCAGGGCCCCGCTGCCGGCCGCGACCCGCACCCCGGCCGCGCGCAGCAGCCGCGCCGGCGCCGCGCCCCTCGACTCCGTGCCGCCGCAGCCGCCCTGAGGGAGGCTCAGTACGGTCACCCCGGCCGCCGCGAGGCCGTCCGCGGCCCGCCGCGCCACGTCCGAGGGGAGCCGCGCGAGCCCCGCGCACGGGCCGATCGTCACGCCGGGCCGCAGCCCGCCGGCCATCGCCGCGAGCCGGGCGAGCCGCGCCGGGTCGTCCGCGTCGGTGTGCAGGTCGACCGGGACCCCGTGCTCGGCCGCGACCTCCAGGACCGCCTCCACGTACCCCGCCGGGTCCGGGTCGAGGTCCGGGCAGCCGCCGACGACCCCGGCGCCCATCTTCACCGCGTCGCGGAGCATCGCCAGACCGTCCGCGCCGGCCGCCCCGGTGAGGAGCCTCGGCACCGCGACCGTGGTGAGGTCCACCAGGCCGCGCAGCGAGCGCCTGGCCTGGAGGACGGCTTCGAGCGGGCCGAGGCCGTGGACGTCGCCGATCCGGACGTGCGCGCGCTGCGCGGTGGCGCCGTGGCCGAGCTGGAGCAGCGCGGCCTCGGTGGCCCGGCGCTGGACGTCCTCGGGGGCGTACGACACGGGGCCGGGGGAGTCGGCGGAGAGCGCGGTGTCGGCGTGGGCGTGAGGTTCTGCGGCGGCGGGCAGCAGCAGGTATCCGGCGAGGTCCACGCGGGCGCCGACGGCGGTGAGGCTGCCGGCCGTGCCGACGGCCTCGATCCGGCCGCCGACGAGCCGTACGTCGACGGTCCGCCCGTCGGTGAGCCGGGCGTGGGAGAGCAGGAGGGAGGTCGAGTCGGCCGTGGTGGCGGCCCCGTCCTCGGGCGGCTGGGGCTGCTTGCTGTCGGCTGACATCGGTCTCCTCAAGGCACCTCAGGATCAAGATCACGAAGGGTGGGGCCGAGCCTAGGGGCGCTCGGACCGCGCTTCGAGGAGGAGCGCAATAGTCGTACCGATGAGGCCACGAGTGGCGTACGTGACGCCTGGTGGGGACCGGCGTACCCCTGCCCCACGGCCGCCGGGAAACGGATTTGGGTGATGGGCGGGAGACCGTGTAATGTCTTCCTCGCTCGCCCCAATAGCTCAGTCGGTAGAGCGTCTCCATGGTAAGGAGAAGGTCTACGGTTCGATTCCGTATTGGGGCTCTGGTGAGAAGGACCCGCCTTCGGGCGGGATCCGGATCATCAAAGCGGTGTAGCTCAGTCGGTAGAGCAAGCGGCTCATAATCGCTGTGTCACCGGTTCAAGTCCGGTCACCGCTACACACGGTAGCCGATTGTGGGGTCGGTCCTTCGATCGGCTACTCTTTTATGCGTTCATCCGTCCATCCGTCCGTCCAAGGAGCACTCACGTGGCTGCCACCGACGTCCGCCCGAAGATCACGCTGGCCTGCGTGGAGTGCAAGGAGCGGAACTACATCACCAAGAAGAACCGGCGTAACAACCCGGACCGTCTTGAGATGAAGAAGCACTGCCCTCGCTGCAACTCGCACACCGCGCACCGCGAGACGCGTTAATCAGGCTCGTACACGAGGCCGTCCCCACTCGGGGGCGGCCTCGTGTCGTTTGTCGGCAACAATCCAGGAGGTATCGAGTCCATGGCGCTCGACCAGTCCTTCGTGGGCCGGACCTATCCGCCCACCCCGCCCTACGAGGTCGGCCGCGA is from Streptomyces venezuelae ATCC 10712 and encodes:
- the rpmG gene encoding 50S ribosomal protein L33; the encoded protein is MAATDVRPKITLACVECKERNYITKKNRRNNPDRLEMKKHCPRCNSHTAHRETR
- a CDS encoding amidohydrolase family protein; translated protein: MSADSKQPQPPEDGAATTADSTSLLLSHARLTDGRTVDVRLVGGRIEAVGTAGSLTAVGARVDLAGYLLLPAAAEPHAHADTALSADSPGPVSYAPEDVQRRATEAALLQLGHGATAQRAHVRIGDVHGLGPLEAVLQARRSLRGLVDLTTVAVPRLLTGAAGADGLAMLRDAVKMGAGVVGGCPDLDPDPAGYVEAVLEVAAEHGVPVDLHTDADDPARLARLAAMAGGLRPGVTIGPCAGLARLPSDVARRAADGLAAAGVTVLSLPQGGCGGTESRGAAPARLLRAAGVRVAAGSGALRDVANPVGRGDPLEAAYLLASLGGLPPEEAYAAVSAEARAAMGLPEVRVEAGFPAELLAVRGEHLSGVLSLAYSRIVVHRGRVVARTSAVREYCDSAAALDLPRQTRPERPPEPGSPPAGPVVRS